One part of the Phragmites australis chromosome 3, lpPhrAust1.1, whole genome shotgun sequence genome encodes these proteins:
- the LOC133911136 gene encoding uncharacterized protein LOC133911136 yields the protein MAELHGMLKTAEESIKKSSSHVMMVQKDSKKRKRKDKAKTSDEISSSKPKPVGKSKAGPAASDTCHHCHKTGHWRRNCKLYLEELKKKKGSKTSSSGTEKD from the exons atggctgaattgcatgggatgctaaaaactgctgaggaaagcattaagaagagctctagtcatgtgatgatggttcaaaaggatagcaagaagagaaagcgcaaggacaaggctaaaacttcggatgagatctcgagttctaagcctaaacctgttggaaagtccaaggctggccctgccgcttctgacacttgccaccactgccataagactggtcattggcggaggaactgcaaattgtacttggaagaactcaaaaagaagaagggaagtaagacttcatcttcag ggactgaaaaggactag
- the LOC133912809 gene encoding probable potassium transporter 16 isoform X1: protein MARHFTEEDAVGKIMAHASRGGSLEIVPHSGDLELELQPIDVLRQDSLYRDATRPAHGSHHGQESWVRTMRLAFQCVGILYADLGTSPLYVYSNTFKKGVGQPDDVLGVLSIIIYSFVLFTMIKIVFIALYANDEGDGGTFALYSLISRYAKVCLIPNQQAEDELVSRHKHHTKPSATLRRAQWMKNLLETSKAAKISLFLLTILATALAISDCMLTPPISVLAAVNGLKLRAPHLTTDEMVWITVAILVVLFAIQRFGTDKIGYTFAPVVAVWLLLIAGIGIYNTVKYDIGTLKAFNPKYIIDYFRRNKKKGWVSLGEILLCFTGTEALFADLGYFSIRSIQLSFTFGLLPSVLLTYIGQAAYLREHMNMDISNAFFNSIPSSLFWPTFVLALITSVIGSQAMISCAFATMSHLQALNCFPKVKLLHTSRRYSGQLYSPEVNIFLCISACVVTLSFRTTGFIAKAHEICVVLVMVITTLLMTIVMLLVWKVSIWWIAVFFIVFMSTESIYTSAVLYKFTHGPYVPLAMSAVLMVIMIVWHYVHVKRYKYELEHSVTRDEVKDLLEHRDLKRVPGLGLFYTELVQGIPPIFPHLIEKIPTIPSVIVFITVKHLPIPHVDVSERFLFRQLEPKEFMVFRCVARYGYRDTLEMANDFVSILVEYLQYYVRDINLYGVGEPLKIIYHSARIDSFSWEKPSGHAIYAEEMLTPVQSFSELTMHPVNMSSSRLAQFQTGKMNLEEMLKIEEDQKIIQREVDNGVIYIVGESEVVAKTHSNLLKKIIVNYIYSFLRKNSRNGEKMLSIPRGQLLKVGITYEI from the exons ATGGCACGCCACTTCACGGAGGAAGATGCTGTTGGGAAGATAATGGCGCATGCCAGTAGAGGGGGTAGCTTGGAGATCGTCCCTCACAGCGGCGACCTGGAGCTGGAGCTGCAGCCGATTGACGTGCTGCGGCAGGACTCGCTCTACCGCGACGCCACGAGGCCAGCTCACGGCAGCCACCATGGACAG GAGAGCTGGGTCCGGACGATGAGGCTGGCGTTCCAGTGCGTGGGGATCCTGTACGCTGACCTCGGCACGTCGCCACTGTACGTGTACTCCAATACCTTCAAGAAAGGCGTCGGCCAGCCCGACGACGTCCTCGGCGTCCTCTCCATCATCATCTACAGCTTCGTGCTCTTCACCATGATCAAGATTGTTTTCATCGCCCTCTACGCCAACGACGAGGGTGACG GTGGGACGTTTGCTCTCTACTCGTTGATCTCGCGGTACGCAAAGGTGTGCCTGATCCCGAACCAACAGGCCGAAGATGAGCTCGTGTCACGGCACAAACATCACACAAAGCCGTCGGCGACACTTAGGAGAGCTCAGTGGATGAAGAACCTGCTGGAGACGAGCAAGGCAGCAAAGATTTCGCTATTCTTGCTCACCATCCTTGCGACAGCGCTGGCCATCAGCGACTGCATGCTAACCCCTCCAATATCTG TACTGGCGGCGGTCAACGGCCTGAAATTGAGAGCCCCTCATCTGACAACAG ATGAAATGGTATGGATCACCGTGGCGATTCTAGTGGTGCTCTTTGCGATCCAACGCTTTGGGACAGACAAAATTGGTTACACATTTGCACCGGTGGTTGCTGTGTGGCTGCTCCTCATCGCAGGTATTGGTATCTACAACACGGTCAAGTACGATATTGGCACCTTGAAGGCTTTCAACCCGAAATATATCATTGACTATTTCCGAAGGAACAAAAAGAAAGGATGGGTCTCACTGGGTGAAATTCTCCTTTGCTTCACAG GCACAGAAGCTCTTTTTGCTGATCTGGGATACTTCAGCATCAGATCGATCCAG CTGAGCTTCACCTTTGGCTTATTACCTTCGGTGTTGCTCACCTACATTGGGCAAGCAGCATACCTGAGGGAACACATGAACATGGATATATCTAACGCTTTCTTCAATTCGATTCCAA GCTCTTTGTTTTGGCCAACTTTCGTCCTCGCTCTCATTACATCAGTCATCGGAAGCCAAGCTATGATCTCGTGTGCCTTTGCAACGATGTCACATTTACAAGCACTTAACTGTTTCCCGAAAGTTAAGCTACTACATACATCAAGGCGTTATTCAGGGCAGTTGTATTCCCCTGAAGTGAACATCTTCCTTTGCATATCTGCTTGTGTAGTCACTCTAAGCTTCAGGACAACTGGTTTCATTGCCAAAGCACATG AAATTTGTGTGGTCCTTGTGATGGTCATCACAACTCTCTTGATGACAATAGTGATGCTCCTCGTATGGAAAGTAAGCATTTGGTGGATAGCTGTCTTCTTCATTGTCTTCATGTCAACGGAGTCTATCTACACATCTGCAGTTCTATATAAGTTCACCCATGGACCCTACGTTCCATTGGCCATGTCAGCGGTTCTAATGGTGATTATGATTGTGTGGCACTATGTCCATGTCAAACGGTACAAGTATGAGCTTGAGCATAGTGTGACACGTGATGAGGTGAAAGATCTCCTTGAGCATCGGGACCTAAAGAGGGTTCCAGGATTAGGGCTCTTCTACACCGAGTTGGTGCAAGGCATACCGCCCATATTCCCTCATCTCATTGAGAAGATCCCTACCATTCCCTCAGTGATTGTCTTCATCACAGTGAAGCATTTGCCAATCCCCCATGTTGATGTCTCGGAGCGCTTCCTCTTCCGACAATTGGAGCCCAAAGAGTTCATGGTGTTCCGTTGTGTGGCGCGGTATGGGTACCGTGACACGCTCGAGATGGCCAACGATTTCGTCAGTATCTTAGTTGAGTATCTTCAATACTATGTCCGGGACATCAACCTCTACGGAGTAGGTGAGCCATTGAAGATTATCTACCATAGCGCTCGCATTGACAGCTTTTCTTGGGAGAAGCCCTCAGGACATGCCATCTATGCTGAGGAAATGCTTACACCAGTCCAATCCTTCTCGGAGCTCACAATGCATCCAGTTAATATGAGCAGTAGTAGATTGGCACAATTCCAG ACAGGGAAAATGAACCTAGAAGAGATGTTGAAGATTGAGGAAGATCAAAAAATCATCCAACGCGAGGTGGACAATGGTGTTATTTATATAGTTGGGGAGAGTGAAGTGGTAGCCAAGACTCATTCAAACCTGTTAAAGAAGATTATTGTGAACTACATCTACAGCTTCCTAAGGAAAAACTCAAGGAATGGAGAGAAGATGTTATCCATTCCACGGGGCCAACTACTCAAGGTTGGAATTACATATGAGATCTAG
- the LOC133912809 gene encoding probable potassium transporter 16 isoform X2: MAYRHRGGTFALYSLISRYAKVCLIPNQQAEDELVSRHKHHTKPSATLRRAQWMKNLLETSKAAKISLFLLTILATALAISDCMLTPPISVLAAVNGLKLRAPHLTTDEMVWITVAILVVLFAIQRFGTDKIGYTFAPVVAVWLLLIAGIGIYNTVKYDIGTLKAFNPKYIIDYFRRNKKKGWVSLGEILLCFTGTEALFADLGYFSIRSIQLSFTFGLLPSVLLTYIGQAAYLREHMNMDISNAFFNSIPSSLFWPTFVLALITSVIGSQAMISCAFATMSHLQALNCFPKVKLLHTSRRYSGQLYSPEVNIFLCISACVVTLSFRTTGFIAKAHEICVVLVMVITTLLMTIVMLLVWKVSIWWIAVFFIVFMSTESIYTSAVLYKFTHGPYVPLAMSAVLMVIMIVWHYVHVKRYKYELEHSVTRDEVKDLLEHRDLKRVPGLGLFYTELVQGIPPIFPHLIEKIPTIPSVIVFITVKHLPIPHVDVSERFLFRQLEPKEFMVFRCVARYGYRDTLEMANDFVSILVEYLQYYVRDINLYGVGEPLKIIYHSARIDSFSWEKPSGHAIYAEEMLTPVQSFSELTMHPVNMSSSRLAQFQTGKMNLEEMLKIEEDQKIIQREVDNGVIYIVGESEVVAKTHSNLLKKIIVNYIYSFLRKNSRNGEKMLSIPRGQLLKVGITYEI, from the exons ATGGCATATCGCCATCGAG GTGGGACGTTTGCTCTCTACTCGTTGATCTCGCGGTACGCAAAGGTGTGCCTGATCCCGAACCAACAGGCCGAAGATGAGCTCGTGTCACGGCACAAACATCACACAAAGCCGTCGGCGACACTTAGGAGAGCTCAGTGGATGAAGAACCTGCTGGAGACGAGCAAGGCAGCAAAGATTTCGCTATTCTTGCTCACCATCCTTGCGACAGCGCTGGCCATCAGCGACTGCATGCTAACCCCTCCAATATCTG TACTGGCGGCGGTCAACGGCCTGAAATTGAGAGCCCCTCATCTGACAACAG ATGAAATGGTATGGATCACCGTGGCGATTCTAGTGGTGCTCTTTGCGATCCAACGCTTTGGGACAGACAAAATTGGTTACACATTTGCACCGGTGGTTGCTGTGTGGCTGCTCCTCATCGCAGGTATTGGTATCTACAACACGGTCAAGTACGATATTGGCACCTTGAAGGCTTTCAACCCGAAATATATCATTGACTATTTCCGAAGGAACAAAAAGAAAGGATGGGTCTCACTGGGTGAAATTCTCCTTTGCTTCACAG GCACAGAAGCTCTTTTTGCTGATCTGGGATACTTCAGCATCAGATCGATCCAG CTGAGCTTCACCTTTGGCTTATTACCTTCGGTGTTGCTCACCTACATTGGGCAAGCAGCATACCTGAGGGAACACATGAACATGGATATATCTAACGCTTTCTTCAATTCGATTCCAA GCTCTTTGTTTTGGCCAACTTTCGTCCTCGCTCTCATTACATCAGTCATCGGAAGCCAAGCTATGATCTCGTGTGCCTTTGCAACGATGTCACATTTACAAGCACTTAACTGTTTCCCGAAAGTTAAGCTACTACATACATCAAGGCGTTATTCAGGGCAGTTGTATTCCCCTGAAGTGAACATCTTCCTTTGCATATCTGCTTGTGTAGTCACTCTAAGCTTCAGGACAACTGGTTTCATTGCCAAAGCACATG AAATTTGTGTGGTCCTTGTGATGGTCATCACAACTCTCTTGATGACAATAGTGATGCTCCTCGTATGGAAAGTAAGCATTTGGTGGATAGCTGTCTTCTTCATTGTCTTCATGTCAACGGAGTCTATCTACACATCTGCAGTTCTATATAAGTTCACCCATGGACCCTACGTTCCATTGGCCATGTCAGCGGTTCTAATGGTGATTATGATTGTGTGGCACTATGTCCATGTCAAACGGTACAAGTATGAGCTTGAGCATAGTGTGACACGTGATGAGGTGAAAGATCTCCTTGAGCATCGGGACCTAAAGAGGGTTCCAGGATTAGGGCTCTTCTACACCGAGTTGGTGCAAGGCATACCGCCCATATTCCCTCATCTCATTGAGAAGATCCCTACCATTCCCTCAGTGATTGTCTTCATCACAGTGAAGCATTTGCCAATCCCCCATGTTGATGTCTCGGAGCGCTTCCTCTTCCGACAATTGGAGCCCAAAGAGTTCATGGTGTTCCGTTGTGTGGCGCGGTATGGGTACCGTGACACGCTCGAGATGGCCAACGATTTCGTCAGTATCTTAGTTGAGTATCTTCAATACTATGTCCGGGACATCAACCTCTACGGAGTAGGTGAGCCATTGAAGATTATCTACCATAGCGCTCGCATTGACAGCTTTTCTTGGGAGAAGCCCTCAGGACATGCCATCTATGCTGAGGAAATGCTTACACCAGTCCAATCCTTCTCGGAGCTCACAATGCATCCAGTTAATATGAGCAGTAGTAGATTGGCACAATTCCAG ACAGGGAAAATGAACCTAGAAGAGATGTTGAAGATTGAGGAAGATCAAAAAATCATCCAACGCGAGGTGGACAATGGTGTTATTTATATAGTTGGGGAGAGTGAAGTGGTAGCCAAGACTCATTCAAACCTGTTAAAGAAGATTATTGTGAACTACATCTACAGCTTCCTAAGGAAAAACTCAAGGAATGGAGAGAAGATGTTATCCATTCCACGGGGCCAACTACTCAAGGTTGGAATTACATATGAGATCTAG